A portion of the Halodesulfovibrio aestuarii DSM 17919 = ATCC 29578 genome contains these proteins:
- a CDS encoding YibE/F family protein, translated as MTKTTTRDTILIGVFLLLSIVLWNIPTPFDDRIDDTADQYKGAVLSVDNSQLQRHSLVTVGVQILDVKMLEGAHKGEIFTVTNPLMGRLDIDKAFSVGDTALLVVTHTPEGKIDTIVPQDHYRIGLELGLLCLFALLLILFGGKTGAKALLSFIFTGLVLWKIFIPSLLLGIDPIWLALAIVAILTGTIIFLVAGLSRMGTVAFLGAMLGVTSSCILAIWATSAFKLHGAIMPFAETLLYAGYAHLNITQIYVAAIFVAASGAVMDLAMDVAASLQEVVDTHPSISRREALLSGLRVGRAVVGTMTTTLLLAYSGGYVTLLMAFMAQGIPVINMFNMLYVAAEVVKTLVGSFGLVLVAPFTASIGAILFTQKRKSAQPQKQLSTVLQNP; from the coding sequence ATGACAAAGACAACAACACGTGACACCATCCTTATTGGCGTTTTCCTGCTCCTTTCTATAGTTCTATGGAATATCCCGACGCCGTTTGATGACAGAATCGACGACACTGCGGATCAATATAAGGGAGCTGTTCTTTCTGTAGACAACAGTCAGCTTCAACGACACTCACTGGTCACGGTGGGGGTCCAGATTCTTGATGTGAAGATGCTTGAAGGTGCACATAAAGGCGAAATATTCACTGTAACGAACCCACTCATGGGGCGGTTGGACATAGACAAAGCATTTTCCGTGGGGGACACCGCGCTACTTGTTGTCACTCATACCCCCGAAGGAAAAATAGACACCATCGTCCCTCAGGATCATTACCGGATCGGTCTTGAGTTAGGATTGCTTTGCCTTTTTGCACTACTATTAATTCTTTTTGGTGGAAAAACCGGCGCAAAGGCTCTACTCAGTTTTATTTTCACCGGACTTGTCCTATGGAAAATTTTCATTCCGTCCTTGCTGCTCGGCATTGATCCTATTTGGCTTGCGCTGGCCATTGTAGCAATCCTTACAGGGACAATCATTTTTCTTGTAGCAGGACTTAGCCGCATGGGAACAGTGGCATTTCTGGGAGCAATGCTCGGAGTAACAAGCAGCTGTATTCTGGCAATATGGGCAACCTCCGCCTTCAAACTGCATGGCGCGATAATGCCTTTTGCAGAAACATTGCTCTATGCAGGCTACGCGCATCTTAATATTACACAAATATATGTGGCTGCCATCTTTGTTGCAGCGTCCGGCGCTGTCATGGATTTAGCAATGGATGTAGCTGCAAGCTTGCAAGAGGTAGTGGATACCCATCCTTCAATCAGCAGAAGGGAAGCACTACTTTCCGGCCTCAGAGTTGGACGCGCAGTTGTAGGAACTATGACAACCACACTGCTCCTTGCCTATTCAGGCGGCTATGTGACCTTACTCATGGCATTTATGGCGCAGGGGATTCCCGTCATCAATATGTTCAACATGCTTTACGTTGCAGCGGAAGTAGTCAAAACCCTCGTTGGAAGTTTTGGGCTTGTTCTTGTCGCACCGTTTACTGCAAGTATCGGGGCAATTCTTTTCACACAAAAAAGAAAAAGTGCTCAACCGCAAAAGCAACTGAGCACTGTATTACAAAATCCGTAG
- a CDS encoding alkaline phosphatase — MRFLTLRSIAAITCALIVLTSSVCTTHAGEYYSGKPAKYVFLFIGDGMGIAQKMSTEAITGEKLTFDNFPVQGITTTQANNRFIVGSAAAATAMSSGQITNIGMIGMSPQGKDVKTIAEMAHDKGQKVGIVSSVSIDHATPAAFYAHVPKRSQYHYIDHALAASNFDYFAGGGLKDPKGTRKGIEARGNAFNAIQKAGYKIVSTRNGFDKLSPKSGKVLTYNEWLQDAGATPYEIDRRAQDISLAEFTAKGISLLDNPKGFFMMVEGGKIDWACHANDAKAAIMDTVAFNNAVKEAVDFYKKHPNDTLIVVTGDHETGGMTLGFAGTKYESHFDVLAAQNVSFEKFTQEVMEPFKNSAHGKNTFEDLKPQITKYFGLKFKGDPKKDAMVLKPFEVANLQEAFVQSMAGHLIQNNSPQAAILYGSYDPLVVAVTHTINNKAGLAWTSFKHTGTPVVTSAIGVGAESFRNNYHQSEIAKKIMAVMGIAPEVSVASK, encoded by the coding sequence ATGCGTTTCTTAACCCTACGTTCTATTGCAGCAATTACTTGTGCACTTATTGTGCTGACAAGCTCAGTCTGTACAACTCATGCCGGAGAATACTACTCTGGAAAACCAGCTAAATACGTGTTTCTCTTCATCGGTGATGGCATGGGCATTGCGCAAAAAATGTCTACAGAAGCAATTACCGGCGAAAAACTGACCTTTGACAACTTCCCTGTTCAGGGCATCACAACAACACAGGCGAATAACAGATTTATTGTAGGATCAGCTGCCGCCGCAACTGCAATGAGTTCCGGTCAAATCACAAACATTGGTATGATCGGCATGTCCCCTCAAGGAAAAGACGTAAAAACCATTGCAGAAATGGCGCATGACAAAGGTCAGAAAGTGGGAATTGTATCCAGTGTTTCCATTGACCATGCAACACCTGCTGCATTCTATGCTCATGTCCCGAAACGCTCCCAGTACCATTATATCGATCACGCCCTTGCAGCTTCCAATTTTGATTACTTTGCAGGGGGCGGTCTGAAAGATCCTAAGGGCACCCGTAAGGGTATCGAAGCTCGCGGCAACGCATTCAACGCTATTCAAAAAGCCGGGTACAAAATTGTTTCAACCCGTAATGGCTTTGATAAATTATCCCCAAAGAGCGGCAAGGTACTGACATACAACGAATGGTTACAGGATGCCGGTGCAACTCCGTACGAAATTGACCGACGTGCACAGGATATTTCTCTTGCAGAATTCACGGCTAAAGGCATCTCACTGCTCGACAATCCAAAGGGATTTTTCATGATGGTTGAAGGCGGTAAAATAGACTGGGCTTGCCATGCGAACGATGCAAAAGCCGCAATAATGGACACCGTAGCCTTTAACAACGCAGTAAAAGAAGCTGTGGATTTTTACAAAAAGCACCCGAACGATACCCTGATCGTTGTTACAGGTGACCATGAAACAGGCGGTATGACTCTTGGTTTTGCAGGAACAAAATACGAAAGCCATTTTGATGTCCTTGCAGCGCAGAATGTTTCCTTTGAAAAATTCACTCAGGAAGTCATGGAGCCGTTTAAAAATTCTGCACACGGTAAGAACACATTTGAAGACCTTAAACCTCAGATCACAAAATACTTCGGTCTTAAATTCAAAGGCGACCCTAAAAAAGACGCTATGGTGCTTAAGCCATTCGAGGTTGCAAACCTTCAAGAAGCCTTTGTCCAATCCATGGCAGGCCACCTTATCCAAAATAATTCACCACAGGCAGCCATCCTGTACGGGAGCTATGACCCGCTTGTTGTAGCCGTAACCCACACTATAAACAACAAAGCCGGTCTTGCATGGACATCTTTTAAACACACAGGCACTCCGGTTGTAACCAGCGCAATTGGTGTTGGTGCAGAAAGTTTTAGAAACAACTATCACCAGTCTGAAATCGCCAAAAAGATTATGGCTGTCATGGGAATTGCTCCAGAAGTAAGCGTAGCCTCTAAGTAA
- a CDS encoding iron-containing alcohol dehydrogenase: MAVREEVNGFFIPSVTLIGIGAHKEIPAKIRALGGKKPLLVTDKGITAVGITKQIVDLLASENMECVVYDETIPNPTDTNVHDGVDVYRKEGCDSLITLGGGSSHDCGKGVGLVVANGGKIHDYEGVDKSTNPMPPYVAVNTTAGTASEMTRFCIITDTSRKVKMAIVDWRVTPTIALDDPMLMVGMPPALTAATGMDALTHAVEAYVSTIATPLTDACAEKAIRLIAKHLRAAVANGKDLEARNGMCYAQYLAGMAFNNASLGHVHAMAHQLGGFYDLPHGECNAILLPHVEKFNMIAKMDRFADMAVWLGENIDGLSTREAAEKCLKAIRELSHDVGIPKGLKALGERYGKKVSVDDIATMTANAQKDACGLTNPRCPTDQDVMEIYEAAM, encoded by the coding sequence ATGGCTGTACGTGAAGAAGTGAATGGATTTTTTATTCCTAGTGTTACTTTGATAGGAATTGGTGCTCATAAAGAAATCCCAGCAAAAATTCGTGCCTTGGGTGGTAAAAAGCCTCTCTTGGTTACAGATAAAGGGATTACTGCAGTTGGTATTACTAAGCAGATCGTTGATTTGCTTGCATCAGAAAACATGGAATGCGTTGTTTATGATGAAACTATTCCTAACCCAACAGACACAAATGTTCATGACGGCGTTGATGTGTATCGTAAAGAAGGTTGTGATTCACTGATTACCCTTGGTGGTGGTAGCTCTCATGACTGTGGTAAAGGTGTCGGCCTTGTTGTTGCTAATGGCGGAAAAATTCATGATTACGAAGGGGTAGATAAGTCTACTAATCCAATGCCTCCATACGTTGCTGTTAACACAACTGCTGGTACAGCATCAGAAATGACTCGCTTCTGCATTATTACAGACACTTCCCGCAAAGTTAAAATGGCTATCGTTGACTGGCGTGTAACCCCGACTATCGCATTGGATGATCCAATGCTTATGGTAGGTATGCCTCCAGCACTTACTGCTGCAACAGGTATGGATGCTTTGACTCACGCTGTTGAAGCATACGTTTCTACTATAGCAACTCCGCTTACTGATGCATGTGCTGAAAAAGCTATCAGACTTATTGCCAAGCATCTTCGTGCCGCTGTTGCAAATGGTAAGGACCTCGAAGCCCGAAACGGCATGTGCTACGCTCAGTATCTGGCTGGTATGGCATTTAACAACGCAAGTCTTGGTCACGTTCATGCAATGGCTCACCAGCTTGGTGGCTTCTACGATCTTCCACATGGCGAATGTAATGCTATCCTTCTGCCACACGTTGAAAAATTCAACATGATTGCTAAGATGGATCGTTTTGCTGACATGGCAGTTTGGCTGGGTGAAAACATTGATGGTCTAAGCACTCGTGAAGCAGCTGAAAAATGTCTGAAAGCTATCCGTGAACTTTCCCACGACGTAGGTATTCCTAAGGGCTTGAAAGCTCTTGGCGAACGTTACGGTAAGAAAGTAAGCGTTGATGATATTGCAACCATGACTGCAAACGCACAGAAAGATGCCTGTGGTCTCACAAACCCTCGCTGTCCTACTGATCAGGATGTAATGGAAATTTACGAAGCAGCTATGTAA
- a CDS encoding aldose epimerase family protein, whose product MKVAIDSFGITPSGEVIERYTLNNDRGITVELMTYGATILKIATPDCGGNVGDITIGFDTLEDYLTKNHHFGSIVGRYANRIEGATFRLGGTTYHLDKNNGSHHIHGGSQGFDKYVWNAHMVEHEESASVIMQHISPDGDMGFPGTLSVQIAYTLDKQDTLTIDYSAFTDAPTVLNLTNHTYFNLSGKIGSSISDHILTVHAEDYLPINEECIPTANAPQSVVGTVMDLTIPTVIGDKINKKDPQLVFAGGFDHTYVLSKDHDNIVRLAAMLTHPDSGRSISIATSEPGIQIYTANNLDGTTQYRNDIIVPRHGAITFETQHFPNSPNRPDFPPTVLLPEHTYTQKTKFTFNKVITSCNVK is encoded by the coding sequence ATGAAGGTAGCAATTGATTCTTTTGGGATTACTCCCTCTGGAGAAGTCATAGAGCGTTATACTCTTAATAACGACAGAGGGATAACTGTTGAGTTAATGACGTACGGTGCCACCATCTTAAAGATAGCAACACCAGACTGTGGGGGTAATGTAGGTGATATAACCATAGGGTTTGATACCTTGGAAGATTATCTGACAAAGAACCATCACTTCGGTTCTATTGTTGGTAGATACGCAAACAGAATTGAAGGTGCAACGTTCCGGTTGGGCGGGACGACTTATCATTTAGACAAAAATAACGGCAGCCACCATATCCATGGCGGCTCACAGGGTTTTGATAAATATGTGTGGAACGCACACATGGTTGAACATGAAGAAAGCGCTTCTGTTATTATGCAACACATTTCACCCGATGGTGATATGGGCTTTCCAGGTACACTTTCTGTACAGATTGCATACACCTTGGACAAACAGGACACCTTAACCATTGATTATTCAGCATTCACAGACGCACCAACTGTTCTTAACTTAACCAATCACACCTATTTCAATCTATCCGGTAAAATCGGTTCAAGCATTTCAGATCATATACTTACTGTCCACGCTGAAGACTATCTTCCTATTAATGAAGAATGCATCCCTACTGCCAATGCTCCACAGTCCGTTGTAGGCACGGTTATGGATCTGACTATTCCTACTGTCATCGGAGATAAAATAAACAAGAAAGATCCACAGCTCGTTTTTGCAGGTGGATTTGACCACACTTATGTCCTTTCAAAAGATCACGATAACATAGTGCGGCTGGCAGCTATGCTCACTCACCCTGATTCCGGGCGCAGTATCAGCATCGCAACATCTGAACCCGGCATTCAAATATACACAGCAAATAATCTTGATGGTACGACACAGTATAGGAATGACATAATCGTTCCAAGACACGGGGCTATTACTTTTGAAACACAGCACTTCCCAAACTCTCCCAACCGTCCTGATTTTCCTCCAACAGTACTTCTCCCCGAACACACATACACGCAAAAAACCAAATTCACATTCAATAAAGTAATCACCAGTTGCAATGTTAAATAA
- the fsa gene encoding fructose-6-phosphate aldolase produces the protein MEFFIDTASIEEITIAQEQGLIDGVTTNPTLLSREGIDWRVRAQEILEVVKGPVSLEVVAEDAPGMIAQAHDLKKMGDNVVVKIPMTPEGLKAIKALSDEGIDTNVTLVFSSLQALLAAKSGGAYVSPFIGRLDAIGSSGMNLVEEIRTIYDNYGYSTKILVASVRHPVHVLDAALIGADVATVPFAVLQQFVHHPLTDKGLASFLGDWHKLTGGNW, from the coding sequence ATGGAGTTTTTTATTGATACCGCTAGTATAGAAGAAATTACAATTGCCCAAGAGCAGGGTCTAATTGATGGAGTGACTACTAATCCCACTTTGCTTTCACGTGAGGGCATAGACTGGCGTGTTCGAGCGCAAGAGATTCTAGAAGTAGTGAAGGGGCCTGTTAGTCTGGAAGTTGTTGCGGAAGACGCTCCGGGCATGATTGCACAGGCGCACGATCTGAAAAAAATGGGTGATAATGTTGTCGTAAAAATTCCTATGACACCGGAAGGGTTAAAGGCCATTAAAGCGCTTTCTGATGAGGGTATTGATACAAATGTCACGCTGGTTTTTTCATCTTTACAGGCGCTGCTTGCTGCGAAATCTGGTGGTGCATATGTCAGCCCGTTTATCGGTCGTCTTGATGCTATCGGCAGTAGTGGTATGAATTTGGTGGAAGAAATCCGTACCATTTATGATAACTACGGATACTCCACCAAGATTCTTGTCGCGAGTGTCCGTCATCCTGTGCATGTACTTGATGCGGCGTTGATCGGTGCGGATGTGGCAACAGTTCCTTTTGCTGTGTTACAGCAGTTTGTACATCATCCGCTTACAGATAAAGGTCTGGCTAGCTTCCTTGGTGACTGGCATAAGCTGACAGGCGGTAATTGGTAA
- a CDS encoding amino acid ABC transporter ATP-binding protein: protein MSQIYTAPNLANTPVIIEMDGVNKWYGLFHVLKDINLQVRQQEKVVICGPSGSGKSTLIRTLNRLEEHQEGNIIIDGTTLTNDTKNIELIRREVGMVFQQFNLFPHLSILDNVTIGPIWVRKIPRKQAEEIAYTFLERVGIGEQALKFPGQLSGGQQQRVAIARALAMQPKIMLFDEPTSALDPEMIKEVLDVLRELADQGMTMICVTHEMGFAREVADTMVFMDQGQIVEYAPAKEFFTQPREERCKRFLEQILNH from the coding sequence ATGAGTCAGATATATACAGCACCCAATCTTGCCAATACCCCAGTCATTATTGAGATGGACGGCGTAAACAAATGGTACGGTCTGTTCCATGTATTAAAAGATATCAACCTCCAAGTTCGTCAACAGGAAAAAGTAGTTATTTGCGGGCCTTCCGGTTCGGGAAAATCCACCCTCATCAGAACATTAAACCGTCTTGAGGAACATCAGGAAGGCAATATCATTATTGATGGAACTACCCTGACAAACGATACAAAAAATATTGAACTGATTCGCCGTGAAGTGGGTATGGTTTTCCAACAGTTCAACCTGTTCCCGCACCTGTCTATTCTCGACAACGTCACTATCGGCCCGATATGGGTACGCAAGATCCCTCGTAAGCAAGCAGAAGAAATAGCATACACATTCCTTGAGCGCGTAGGTATCGGCGAACAGGCACTCAAATTCCCCGGGCAGCTTTCCGGTGGACAGCAACAACGCGTTGCAATCGCTCGCGCGCTTGCCATGCAACCGAAAATCATGCTTTTTGACGAACCGACATCCGCACTTGATCCTGAAATGATCAAAGAAGTTCTCGACGTACTGCGCGAACTTGCAGACCAAGGCATGACCATGATCTGCGTTACCCACGAAATGGGTTTTGCCCGCGAAGTAGCTGACACCATGGTATTCATGGATCAAGGGCAGATTGTTGAGTATGCACCGGCAAAAGAATTCTTCACCCAACCGCGTGAAGAACGCTGCAAAAGGTTCCTTGAGCAAATCCTGAATCACTAA
- a CDS encoding amino acid ABC transporter substrate-binding protein, producing the protein MRTARTLMFALAFVLSASCAFASTLEDVVTRGYLKCGTHIAAPGFSTVDNSGNRIGFDVDFCRAVGAAINVEVKYTPLTSKESLPALQSGEIDLLSRTMTQTMSRDTNLGLDFTVVTLYNGQGFMVRKKLGITKASELDGATVCLQTGSIFELNVADYFRKHNMEFTPVAFDKQPAVRTAYEAGRCDVHTTDVSSLAAQRSLMKKPEDHIILPELLSKEPLAPVVRQGDNQWADIVRWTIWLTMAAEEKGITAENIDKVATETKDPEVQRMLGVTGTLWKNLGLDNNAPIRVIKMVGNYGNIFDRNLGKNTPLRLERGYNNQWNNGGLIYAPPFR; encoded by the coding sequence ATGCGCACAGCACGCACTCTTATGTTCGCTCTTGCTTTTGTTCTTTCTGCCTCATGCGCTTTTGCGTCTACTCTTGAAGACGTAGTAACGCGTGGCTATCTTAAGTGCGGCACGCACATTGCTGCTCCGGGCTTCTCGACAGTGGACAACTCTGGCAACCGTATTGGCTTTGATGTTGATTTCTGCCGCGCTGTCGGTGCGGCTATTAACGTTGAGGTAAAATACACACCACTTACTTCCAAAGAAAGCCTTCCCGCTTTGCAGTCCGGTGAAATTGACTTGCTCTCCCGCACCATGACCCAGACCATGAGCCGAGACACTAACCTCGGTCTCGATTTTACTGTTGTAACGCTGTACAACGGTCAGGGATTTATGGTTCGTAAAAAGCTCGGCATAACCAAAGCAAGCGAACTCGACGGTGCAACTGTCTGTCTTCAGACCGGTTCTATCTTTGAACTCAATGTTGCTGACTACTTCCGTAAGCACAATATGGAATTTACTCCAGTTGCTTTCGACAAACAGCCAGCCGTGCGTACTGCATACGAGGCTGGTCGCTGTGACGTACATACCACCGACGTTTCCAGCCTTGCAGCGCAACGTTCTCTTATGAAAAAACCAGAAGATCACATCATTCTTCCAGAGCTTCTATCCAAAGAACCACTTGCGCCTGTCGTACGCCAAGGTGACAACCAGTGGGCAGACATTGTGCGCTGGACAATCTGGCTTACCATGGCTGCTGAAGAAAAGGGCATCACAGCTGAAAACATAGATAAGGTAGCAACAGAAACCAAAGATCCTGAAGTTCAGCGAATGCTGGGCGTTACCGGTACCCTCTGGAAAAACCTTGGTCTTGATAACAACGCACCAATCCGCGTCATCAAAATGGTCGGAAATTACGGCAACATCTTTGATCGTAACCTTGGCAAGAACACTCCGCTTCGTCTCGAACGCGGCTACAACAACCAGTGGAACAATGGCGGTCTCATTTACGCGCCACCTTTCCGCTAG
- a CDS encoding YodC family protein, which yields MKFVAGDVIQLKSGGPEMTVIEFDAATGWVSCSWFVGSELKTASFPVEAVGECKLFVDGAY from the coding sequence ATGAAATTTGTAGCTGGAGACGTTATTCAGTTAAAGTCCGGCGGGCCGGAGATGACTGTGATCGAATTTGATGCCGCTACAGGATGGGTAAGCTGCAGCTGGTTTGTAGGCAGCGAGTTGAAGACAGCATCATTTCCTGTAGAAGCCGTAGGTGAATGTAAACTGTTCGTAGATGGTGCATATTAA